A stretch of DNA from Spirosoma endbachense:
CTAACCGAACGCTGGCCCTATTTTCCCAATCGCACGGGAGTGCCAATGGCGAAAATTTTTCGGAGCGCGAGCTGCTTTACAAGGTTCTATTCGATATGCGTCGGGATGTGAACGACCTCAAAAAACTGGTTCGCGATGTGTTAGGTAACGAACAGGATGGCCGACAGATCCTGAACAATCATAAAGATCTCTTCGATTCGATTCAACCTGACAGTGATCATTATCCGCAGGGCGATACCAATGTAACCCGCTTTCTCCCAGCCATTAATGGTTCAGGGCGCTCCGAAACTCCGCCACCTTCCGAAACATATGGTAGTCATCCGCCCGTACAGATTTTCGATGATGTCGATCAGGACATCAACGACGTAACGGTGGAGGATGTAACCCACGAAACCGAAGAAGATGATTCGCTTTCACTTGAACGCCAGGAGAAAGAAATGATTCTCAAGGCTTTACGGAGAAATAACAATAAGCGTAAATACGCAGCTCAGGCACTTGGTATCTCCGAACGGACGTTATACCGGAAAATTAAGCAGTATGAAATTGATGAAGAATAGGCTTTTCATGAATCATGTTAAATGGATGCTCAATAATGGATGGCGGCAAAGTGACTCACTACCTGCCGCCTTATTGATTCTTGCCTGTTCCTTGATTATTGAGTCTTGCGGGGTATATTCCTTTACGGGTACGACTTTGTCGCCAGACATTAAGAGTGTAACGGTCAATAATTTCGTGCTTGCAACGGCGGGCGGACCAGCCAACCTGCCGCTGACATTCAATGAAAAACTGAAAGAATATTATCAACGATACACCAGTCTGAAGGTTGTCCCCAATAACGGAGACATGGTACTTGAGGGCAATATCACCGGGTATGACCTACTGGCCGTTGCCCCAACAGCGCAGGACCAGGCAGGCGTTAACCGACTGCAAATCACCGTACTAGCTCGTTTTTATAATAATAAAGATGAGAGTAAAAATTTCGAGCAGTCTTTTTCATTTTACCAGGATTTTCCTCAGAACCAAACACTTAGCCAGAATGAAAGCCGCCTTGTGCCCAAAATTCTGGATCAGATCGTATTAGATATTTTCAATAAGACGGCTGCCGACTGGTAAGCATTGATGGGCATCAAAAATTATAAATGAGGAGTTATGAAGAATAAAAGCCG
This window harbors:
- the lptE gene encoding LPS assembly lipoprotein LptE — protein: MNHVKWMLNNGWRQSDSLPAALLILACSLIIESCGVYSFTGTTLSPDIKSVTVNNFVLATAGGPANLPLTFNEKLKEYYQRYTSLKVVPNNGDMVLEGNITGYDLLAVAPTAQDQAGVNRLQITVLARFYNNKDESKNFEQSFSFYQDFPQNQTLSQNESRLVPKILDQIVLDIFNKTAADW